One window from the genome of Pseudomonas fluorescens encodes:
- a CDS encoding cupin domain-containing protein has translation MKTLYLIAALSLLPITQAYAHEAAPSEKVTVLQEQRLKNVPGKKAMMLTVNYAPGQASIAHKHEGTAMAYVLEGAITSQVKGEPAKTYKAGEFWYEAAGSEHLVSKNASTSQPAKLLVFMVMGEDEAVLIPLKN, from the coding sequence ATGAAAACCCTCTATCTGATCGCCGCCCTCAGCCTGCTGCCCATTACCCAAGCCTACGCCCACGAAGCCGCGCCTTCGGAGAAGGTCACGGTGTTGCAGGAACAACGGCTGAAAAACGTTCCAGGCAAAAAAGCCATGATGCTGACCGTCAACTATGCCCCCGGCCAAGCGTCCATTGCCCACAAACACGAAGGCACGGCCATGGCCTATGTGCTGGAAGGCGCCATCACCTCCCAGGTCAAGGGCGAGCCGGCGAAGACCTACAAGGCCGGGGAGTTCTGGTATGAAGCGGCGGGTTCCGAGCACCTGGTGTCGAAAAACGCCAGCACGAGCCAACCGGCGAAATTGCTGGTGTTCATGGTGATGGGAGAGGATGAAGCGGTATTGATACCGCTGAAGAACTAA
- a CDS encoding NAD-glutamate dehydrogenase, with protein MAFFTAASKADFQHQLQAALAQHISEQALPQVALFAEQFFGIISLDELTQRRLSDLAGCTLSAWRLLERFDHTQPQVRVYNPDYERHGWQSTHTAVEVLHHDLPFLVDSVRTELNRRGYSIHTLQTTVLSVRRGSKGELLEILPKGTQGDDILQESLMYLEIDRCANAAELNVLSKELEQVLGEVRVAVADFEPMKAKVQEILDSLDSSAYAIDADEKSEIKSFLEWLVGNHFTFLGYEEFVVRDEADGGHIEYDPDSFLGLTKLLRAGLTAEDLRIEDYAVAYLREPTLLSFAKAAHPSRVHRPAYPDYVSIREIDASGKVIKECRFMGLYTSSVYGESVRVIPYIRRKVAEIERRSGFQAKAHLGKELAQVVEVLPRDDLFQTPVDELFSTVMSIVQIQERNKIRVFLRKDPYGRFCYCLAYVPRDIYSTEVRQKIQQVLMDRLKASDCEFWTFFSESVLARVQLILRVDPKNRLDIDPLLLEKEVVQACRSWKDDYASLVIESFGEAQGTNVLSDFPKGFPAGYRERFAAHSAVVDMQHLLNLNEKNPLVMSFYQPLGQVSGQRELHCKLYHADTPLALSDVLPILENLGLRVLGEFPYRLRHTNGREFWIHDFAFTAAEGLDLDIQQLNDTLQDAFVHIVRGDAENDAFNRLVLTAGLPWRDVALLRAYARYLKQIRLGFDLGYIASTLNNHTDIARELTRLFKTRFYLARKLSGDDLEDKQLRLEQAILSALDDVQVLNEDRILRRYLDLIKATLRTNFYQTDANGQNKSYFSFKFNPHLIPELPKPVPKFEIFVYSPRVEGVHLRFGNVARGGLRWSDREEDYRTEVLGLVKAQQVKNSVIVPVGAKGGFLPRRLPLGGSRDEIAAEGIACYRIFISGLLDITDNLKDGALVPPANVVRHDDDDPYLVVAADKGTATFSDIANGIAIDYGFWLGDAFASGGSAGYDHKKMGITAKGAWVGVQRHFRERGINVQEDSITVVGVGDMAGDVFGNGLLMSDKLQLVAAFNHLHIFIDPNPEPANSFAERKRLFDLPRSAWTDYDTSIMSEGGGIFSRSAKSIAISPQMKERFDITADKLTPTELLNALLKAPVDLLWNGGIGTYVKASTESHADVGDKANDALRVNGNELRCKVVGEGGNLGMTQLGRVEFGLNGGGSNTDFIDNAGGVDCSDHEVNIKILLNEVVQAGDMTDKQRNQLLASMTDEVGGLVLGNNYKQTQALSLAARRAFVRIAEYKRLMNDLEARGKLDRAIEFLPTEEQLAERVAAGHGLTRAELSVLISYSKIDLKEALLNSLVPDDDYLTRDMETAFPPTLVSKFSEAMRRHRLKREIVSTQIANDLVNHMGITFVQRLKESTGMSPANVAGAYVIVRDIFHLPHWFRQIEALDHQVSADVQLELMDELMRLGRRATRWFLRSRRNEQNAARDVAHFGPHLAALGLKLDELLEGPTREGWQTRYQAYVAAGVPELLARMVAGTTHLYTLLPIIEASDVTGQNAADVAKAYFAVGSALDITWYLQQISALPVENNWQALAREAFRDDVDWQQRAITISVLQEGDGSQDVETRLALWLEQHHEMVERWRAMLVDIRAASGTDYAMYAVANRELLDLALSGQSVVLPD; from the coding sequence ATGGCGTTCTTCACCGCAGCCAGCAAAGCCGACTTCCAGCACCAACTGCAAGCGGCACTGGCGCAGCACATCAGTGAACAGGCACTGCCACAAGTGGCGCTGTTCGCTGAACAATTCTTCGGCATCATTTCCCTCGATGAACTTACCCAGCGCCGGTTGTCCGACCTCGCCGGCTGCACCCTGTCTGCCTGGCGCCTGCTTGAGCGCTTCGATCACACGCAACCACAGGTGCGCGTCTACAACCCAGATTACGAACGCCATGGCTGGCAGTCGACCCACACGGCCGTGGAAGTGTTGCACCACGACCTGCCGTTCCTGGTGGACTCGGTCCGCACCGAGCTGAACCGTCGCGGCTACAGCATCCATACCCTGCAAACCACTGTGCTGAGCGTGCGTCGCGGCAGCAAGGGCGAGTTGCTGGAAATCCTGCCAAAAGGCACCCAGGGCGACGACATCCTGCAAGAGTCGTTGATGTACCTGGAAATCGACCGCTGCGCCAACGCCGCCGAACTCAACGTCCTGAGCAAGGAACTTGAGCAAGTGCTGGGCGAAGTGCGCGTGGCCGTGGCCGATTTCGAACCGATGAAAGCCAAGGTCCAGGAAATCCTCGACAGCCTGGACAGCAGCGCCTATGCCATCGACGCTGATGAAAAGAGCGAGATCAAGAGCTTCCTGGAATGGCTGGTGGGTAACCACTTCACCTTCCTGGGCTACGAAGAGTTCGTGGTGCGCGATGAGGCCGACGGCGGTCACATCGAGTACGACCCCGACTCGTTCCTCGGCCTGACCAAATTGCTGCGCGCCGGCCTGACCGCCGAAGACCTGCGCATCGAAGACTACGCTGTCGCTTACCTGCGCGAACCGACGTTGTTGTCGTTCGCCAAGGCCGCGCACCCGAGCCGCGTACACCGTCCGGCCTACCCGGACTACGTGTCGATCCGCGAAATCGACGCCAGCGGCAAGGTCATCAAGGAATGCCGTTTCATGGGCCTGTACACCTCTTCGGTGTATGGCGAGAGCGTGCGGGTCATCCCGTACATCCGTCGCAAGGTCGCGGAAATCGAGCGTCGCTCGGGCTTCCAGGCCAAGGCGCACCTGGGCAAGGAACTGGCCCAGGTGGTCGAAGTGCTGCCCCGTGACGACCTGTTCCAGACCCCGGTGGACGAGCTGTTCAGCACTGTCATGTCCATCGTGCAGATCCAGGAACGCAACAAGATCCGCGTGTTCCTGCGCAAAGACCCGTATGGCCGTTTCTGCTACTGCCTGGCCTACGTGCCACGTGACATCTATTCCACCGAAGTGCGCCAGAAGATCCAGCAAGTGCTGATGGATCGCCTGAAGGCCTCGGACTGCGAGTTCTGGACCTTCTTCTCCGAATCCGTACTGGCCCGTGTGCAGTTGATCCTGCGGGTGGACCCGAAGAACCGCCTGGACATCGACCCGCTGCTGCTGGAAAAAGAAGTCGTGCAGGCTTGCCGCAGCTGGAAGGACGACTACGCCAGCCTGGTCATCGAAAGCTTCGGCGAAGCCCAGGGCACCAACGTGCTGTCGGATTTCCCGAAAGGCTTCCCGGCCGGCTACCGCGAGCGCTTTGCCGCGCACTCGGCCGTGGTCGACATGCAGCACCTGCTGAACCTGAACGAAAAGAACCCGCTGGTCATGAGCTTCTACCAGCCGCTGGGCCAGGTCTCCGGCCAGCGCGAGCTGCACTGCAAGCTGTATCACGCCGACACGCCGCTGGCGCTGTCCGACGTGCTGCCGATCCTGGAAAACCTCGGCCTGCGCGTGCTGGGTGAATTCCCGTATCGCCTGCGCCACACCAACGGCCGCGAGTTCTGGATTCATGATTTCGCGTTCACCGCCGCCGAAGGCCTGGACCTGGACATCCAGCAACTCAACGACACCTTGCAGGACGCCTTCGTCCACATCGTGCGTGGCGATGCCGAGAACGATGCGTTCAACCGCCTGGTGCTGACTGCCGGCCTGCCATGGCGCGACGTGGCGCTGCTGCGTGCCTACGCCCGTTACCTGAAGCAGATCCGCCTGGGCTTCGACCTGGGTTATATCGCCAGCACCCTGAACAACCACACCGACATCGCTCGCGAACTGACCCGGTTGTTCAAGACCCGCTTCTACCTGGCGCGCAAGCTCAGCGGCGATGACCTGGAAGACAAGCAACTGCGCTTGGAGCAGGCGATCCTCTCGGCCCTGGACGACGTCCAGGTGCTCAACGAAGACCGCATCCTGCGTCGCTACCTGGACCTGATCAAGGCCACCCTGCGGACCAACTTCTACCAGACCGACGCCAACGGCCAGAACAAGTCCTACTTCAGCTTCAAGTTCAACCCGCACCTGATCCCGGAACTGCCCAAGCCCGTACCGAAGTTCGAGATCTTCGTCTACTCGCCACGGGTCGAAGGCGTGCACCTGCGCTTCGGCAACGTTGCCCGCGGCGGCCTGCGCTGGTCCGACCGTGAAGAAGACTACCGCACCGAAGTGCTGGGCCTGGTAAAAGCCCAGCAAGTGAAGAACTCGGTGATCGTGCCGGTGGGCGCCAAGGGCGGTTTCCTGCCACGTCGCCTGCCGCTGGGCGGCAGCCGGGACGAGATCGCGGCCGAAGGCATCGCCTGCTACCGCATCTTCATCTCGGGCCTGTTGGACATCACCGACAACCTGAAGGACGGCGCGCTGGTACCGCCGGCCAACGTCGTGCGCCATGACGACGATGACCCGTACCTGGTGGTCGCGGCGGACAAGGGCACTGCGACCTTCTCCGACATCGCCAACGGCATCGCCATCGACTACGGCTTCTGGCTGGGCGATGCGTTCGCCTCCGGCGGTTCGGCCGGCTACGACCACAAGAAAATGGGCATCACCGCCAAGGGCGCGTGGGTCGGCGTGCAGCGCCACTTCCGCGAGCGCGGCATCAATGTCCAGGAAGACAGCATCACCGTGGTCGGCGTCGGCGACATGGCCGGCGACGTGTTCGGCAACGGCTTGTTGATGTCCGACAAGCTGCAACTGGTCGCGGCCTTCAACCACCTGCACATCTTCATCGACCCGAACCCGGAGCCTGCCAACAGCTTTGCCGAGCGCAAGCGTCTGTTCGACCTGCCGCGTTCGGCCTGGACCGACTACGACACCAGCATCATGTCCGAAGGCGGCGGTATCTTCTCGCGCAGCGCGAAGAGCATCGCCATCTCGCCGCAGATGAAAGAACGCTTCGACATCACGGCCGACAAACTGACCCCGACCGAGTTGCTCAACGCCTTGCTCAAGGCGCCGGTGGACCTGTTGTGGAACGGCGGTATCGGCACCTACGTCAAGGCCAGCACCGAAAGCCACGCCGATGTCGGCGACAAGGCCAACGATGCGCTGCGTGTGAACGGCAACGAACTGCGCTGCAAGGTCGTGGGCGAGGGCGGTAACCTGGGCATGACCCAACTGGGTCGCGTCGAGTTCGGCCTCAATGGTGGCGGTTCCAACACCGACTTCATCGACAACGCGGGCGGCGTGGACTGCTCCGACCACGAAGTGAACATCAAGATCCTGCTCAACGAAGTGGTGCAGGCCGGCGACATGACCGACAAGCAACGCAACCAGTTGCTGGCGAGCATGACCGACGAAGTCGGTGGCCTGGTGTTGGGCAACAACTACAAGCAGACCCAGGCCCTGTCCCTGGCGGCACGCCGCGCCTTCGTGCGGATCGCCGAATACAAGCGTCTGATGAACGATCTGGAAGCCCGGGGCAAGCTGGACCGCGCCATCGAGTTCCTGCCGACTGAAGAGCAACTGGCCGAACGTGTCGCGGCGGGCCACGGCCTGACCCGTGCCGAACTGTCGGTACTGATCTCCTATAGCAAGATCGACCTCAAGGAAGCGCTGCTCAACTCCCTGGTACCGGACGACGATTACCTGACCCGTGACATGGAAACCGCGTTCCCGCCGACGCTGGTGAGCAAGTTCTCCGAGGCCATGCGTCGCCATCGCCTGAAGCGCGAGATCGTCAGCACCCAGATCGCCAACGACCTGGTCAACCACATGGGTATCACCTTCGTTCAACGGCTCAAGGAGTCGACGGGCATGAGCCCGGCGAACGTGGCCGGTGCCTATGTGATCGTGCGCGATATCTTCCACCTCCCGCACTGGTTCCGGCAGATCGAAGCCCTGGATCACCAGGTCTCGGCCGACGTGCAACTGGAGCTGATGGACGAGCTGATGCGCCTGGGCCGTCGCGCTACGCGCTGGTTCCTGCGCAGCCGTCGCAACGAGCAGAACGCGGCTCGTGACGTCGCTCACTTCGGTCCGCACCTGGCCGCGTTGGGCCTCAAGCTCGACGAACTGCTGGAAGGTCCGACCCGTGAAGGCTGGCAGACCCGTTACCAGGCCTATGTGGCCGCTGGCGTGCCGGAGTTGCTGGCGCGCATGGTTGCCGGCACCACGCACCTGTACACCTTGCTGCCGATCATCGAGGCGTCCGACGTCACCGGCCAGAACGCCGCCGATGTGGCCAAGGCTTACTTCGCCGTGGGCAGTGCCCTGGACATCACCTGGTACCTGCAACAGATCAGCGCACTGCCGGTGGAAAACAACTGGCAGGCCCTGGCCCGTGAAGCGTTCCGCGATGACGTCGACTGGCAGCAACGGGCGATCACCATCTCGGTTCTGCAAGAGGGCGACGGTTCCCAGGACGTGGAAACCCGCCTGGCGCTGTGGCTTGAACAGCATCACGAAATGGTCGAGCGCTGGCGCGCCATGCTGGTGGACATCCGTGCCGCCAGCGGTACCGACTACGCCATGTACGCGGTCGCCAACCGCGAATTGCTGGACCTGGCGTTGAGTGGTCAGTCGGTCGTGTTGCCCGACTGA